Proteins from a genomic interval of Pseudomonadota bacterium:
- the purB gene encoding adenylosuccinate lyase: MIPRYTPPDFAELWSARRRFQAWFDVELAACRAMEAAGSVPEGTAERVVGVRDRIEPSRIEAIEETTRHDVIAFLSHIEELAGPPARWLHLGMTSSDVLDSSLALLMRDAADALIARMDRVLAALRKRIEEHRHTLMMGRSHGIHAEPLTMGVVLAGHFSELLRGRARLLRARHEIAVGKIAGAVGTYAHLSPELEQQALSELGLRPETVATQVVCRDRHAAYFGSLALVAASIERFATNVRHWQRSELAEAEEAFGTGQKGSSAMPHKRNPVLSENLCGLARVVRSAAVPALENVALWHERDIAHSSVERMIGPDATATLAFMLDRVRRVIEGLVIYPERMRHNVDASDGLWASEGILLALVHKGLERQQAYELVQRNAMKAFRRAGSFRDLLLHDAAIVQHLSADEIGAQFNIEQACKYADSIIDRALGIDRALGIDRAPGIDRAPGIDRAPGIDRAPGRKK; the protein is encoded by the coding sequence ATGATCCCTCGCTACACGCCGCCGGATTTTGCCGAGCTCTGGTCGGCTCGACGCAGGTTCCAAGCCTGGTTCGATGTCGAGCTGGCCGCATGCAGGGCCATGGAGGCTGCGGGCAGCGTCCCTGAAGGCACGGCCGAACGCGTGGTGGGTGTGCGTGACCGGATCGAGCCTTCACGCATCGAGGCGATCGAGGAGACCACGCGGCACGATGTGATCGCGTTTCTGAGCCACATCGAGGAGCTCGCCGGTCCACCCGCGCGCTGGCTGCATCTGGGCATGACCTCGTCCGACGTCTTGGATAGCTCGCTTGCACTGCTCATGCGCGACGCCGCCGATGCCCTCATCGCGCGAATGGACCGGGTGCTCGCGGCGCTTCGCAAGCGGATCGAGGAACATCGCCACACCCTCATGATGGGACGTTCCCATGGCATTCACGCCGAACCCCTCACCATGGGTGTGGTCTTGGCCGGTCATTTCAGCGAGCTGCTGCGCGGCCGGGCGCGGCTGCTCCGCGCGCGGCATGAAATCGCCGTGGGCAAGATCGCCGGCGCAGTGGGCACCTACGCACATCTCAGCCCGGAGCTCGAGCAGCAGGCGCTTTCCGAGTTGGGCCTGCGACCCGAAACCGTGGCCACGCAGGTGGTGTGTCGCGACAGGCACGCTGCCTACTTCGGCTCGCTGGCGCTGGTGGCGGCCAGCATCGAGCGCTTCGCGACCAACGTGCGCCATTGGCAGCGCAGCGAGCTGGCAGAAGCCGAGGAGGCTTTCGGCACAGGTCAGAAGGGCTCGAGCGCCATGCCTCACAAGCGCAATCCGGTGCTGAGCGAGAACCTATGTGGACTGGCGCGAGTCGTGCGATCCGCGGCGGTGCCCGCGCTTGAGAACGTTGCCCTGTGGCACGAGCGGGACATCGCTCACTCGTCCGTGGAGCGCATGATCGGACCGGATGCAACGGCCACGCTGGCCTTCATGCTCGACCGGGTGCGCCGCGTCATCGAGGGGCTGGTCATCTATCCCGAAAGGATGCGGCACAACGTCGACGCGTCGGACGGGTTGTGGGCGAGCGAGGGTATCCTGCTGGCGCTCGTACACAAGGGCCTCGAGCGTCAGCAGGCGTACGAGCTGGTGCAGCGCAATGCGATGAAGGCATTCCGCCGTGCGGGTAGTTTCCGCGACCTGCTACTGCACGACGCCGCCATCGTGCAGCACCTGAGTGCAGATGAGATCGGCGCCCAGTTCAACATCGAGCAGGCGTGCAAGTACGCCGACTCGATCATCGACAGGGCGCTTGGGATCGACAGGGCGCTTGGGATCGACAGGGCGCCTGGGATCGACAGGGCGCCCGGGATCGACAGGGCGCCCGGGATCGACAGGGCGCCTGGGAGGAAGAAGTGA
- a CDS encoding Smr/MutS family protein, translating into MSKKLIRPEKVETAERGAFEQAMKDVRPLSGRGTRIVPRHAPGAVASAERPRSDALPPQQSHASLVVRERHGETYLMSASGVSKRILRKLRGGALQPEATLDLHGLNQREALDETQRFIAAAWARGRRCLLIVHGRGLRSGQGGPVLRDALLDALARCSSGRVLAVVNAPPRHGGTGAALVLLRRSRSVPDQT; encoded by the coding sequence ATGTCGAAGAAGCTCATCCGGCCGGAGAAGGTCGAAACCGCGGAGCGCGGCGCATTCGAGCAGGCAATGAAAGACGTACGCCCGCTTTCCGGTCGCGGCACGCGCATCGTGCCACGGCACGCCCCCGGTGCGGTAGCGAGCGCCGAGCGGCCGCGATCCGACGCACTGCCCCCGCAACAAAGCCATGCCAGCCTCGTCGTACGCGAGCGACACGGCGAAACGTACCTGATGTCTGCCTCCGGGGTCTCCAAGCGTATCCTGCGCAAGCTGCGTGGAGGTGCCTTGCAGCCGGAAGCCACCCTCGACCTGCACGGCCTCAACCAGCGTGAAGCTCTGGACGAGACGCAGCGGTTCATCGCAGCGGCCTGGGCGCGTGGCCGGCGCTGTCTTCTGATCGTTCACGGCCGCGGCCTGCGCAGCGGGCAGGGCGGGCCGGTGCTGCGCGACGCGCTGTTGGACGCGCTGGCGCGTTGCTCGAGCGGACGCGTGCTGGCGGTGGTAAACGCCCCGCCACGCCACGGCGGAACGGGGGCGGCATTGGTGCTGCTGCGGCGCTCTCGCAGTGTACCCGATCAAACCTAG
- a CDS encoding aminotransferase class III-fold pyridoxal phosphate-dependent enzyme, which yields MHSGKLSSPAQAAAAEHPALSLLHEMRGFGGGTVKTVGLSDVELLRFMEKDSALPDAIERAHVRWQGLRREQPVLLTADEADQISTLQAGFLNFYSPEAVNPYVALAAKGPWIVTSKGAVVHDSGGYGMMGFGHSPSEVLDALSRPLVMANIMTASPSQLRFMTAIRRHIGQTRSGCPYDRFVCLNSGSESVSMGLRIADIHAKSMTQPGARHAGRTIRGLSLKGGFHGRTHRPAHFSDSTLAVYRRYLASFEGDQSLLTAAPDDLEALARAFEQAEADGVFIQCLLMEPVMGEGNPGRAIGRAFYDVARQLTRRHGALLLVDSIQAGLRAHGVLSIVDYPGFEDCDPPDMETYSKALNAGQYPLSILALRAEAAGIYRRGLYGNTMTANPRGLEVATEVLRQVTPEVQQNIRDRGAELKQRLQALANELGPECIRRVQGCGLLVSCELAPSYKAYGAGSVEEQLRIGGIGAVHGGRNALRFTPHFRVTSEEISLIVEHLRKALSRR from the coding sequence ATGCACAGTGGAAAGCTCAGCTCACCCGCGCAGGCTGCAGCCGCCGAGCACCCGGCGCTGTCGCTGCTTCACGAGATGCGCGGCTTTGGCGGGGGGACCGTCAAGACGGTCGGGCTCTCGGACGTCGAGCTCCTGCGCTTCATGGAAAAGGACTCCGCACTGCCGGACGCCATCGAACGGGCACACGTGCGGTGGCAGGGCCTGCGGCGCGAGCAGCCTGTGTTGCTGACCGCCGACGAAGCGGATCAAATCAGCACGCTCCAAGCTGGTTTCCTCAACTTCTACTCGCCCGAGGCGGTCAATCCGTACGTCGCGCTCGCGGCCAAGGGTCCCTGGATCGTGACCAGCAAGGGGGCGGTCGTACACGATTCGGGCGGCTACGGGATGATGGGCTTTGGCCACAGCCCTTCGGAAGTCCTGGATGCGCTCTCCCGTCCACTCGTGATGGCCAACATCATGACGGCATCGCCGAGCCAGCTGCGCTTCATGACGGCGATTCGACGCCACATAGGCCAGACTCGATCCGGCTGCCCGTACGATCGCTTCGTGTGCCTGAACAGCGGCTCGGAATCGGTATCCATGGGCCTGCGCATCGCCGACATCCACGCCAAGTCCATGACGCAGCCAGGAGCTCGCCACGCCGGACGTACGATCCGCGGCCTGTCGCTGAAGGGCGGCTTCCACGGTCGCACTCACCGGCCTGCTCACTTCTCGGACTCCACGCTTGCGGTCTACCGCCGGTACCTTGCCTCGTTCGAGGGAGACCAATCCCTGCTGACCGCAGCCCCCGACGATCTTGAAGCCCTCGCGCGCGCGTTCGAACAAGCCGAGGCGGATGGTGTCTTCATTCAGTGCCTGCTCATGGAGCCCGTGATGGGAGAAGGAAACCCGGGCCGCGCTATCGGGCGGGCGTTTTATGACGTGGCACGCCAGCTTACCCGAAGGCACGGTGCGCTCCTGCTCGTGGACTCCATACAGGCGGGATTGCGCGCCCACGGCGTGCTGTCGATCGTCGACTATCCGGGTTTCGAGGACTGTGATCCACCCGATATGGAAACCTATTCGAAGGCGCTCAACGCCGGGCAGTACCCGCTCTCCATCCTGGCGCTGCGTGCCGAGGCCGCCGGCATCTACCGTCGTGGACTCTATGGCAACACCATGACGGCCAATCCGCGTGGTCTCGAGGTAGCAACCGAGGTGTTGCGACAGGTGACACCCGAGGTGCAACAGAACATTCGGGACCGCGGGGCCGAGCTGAAGCAACGACTTCAAGCGCTGGCAAACGAGCTTGGCCCGGAGTGCATCAGGCGCGTGCAGGGGTGCGGACTGCTTGTGAGCTGCGAGCTGGCCCCGAGCTACAAAGCCTACGGCGCTGGCAGTGTTGAAGAGCAACTGCGTATCGGTGGCATCGGAGCCGTTCACGGCGGGCGGAACGCGCTCCGTTTCACGCCCCACTTTCGGGTCACGTCGGAAGAGATTTCGCTAATCGTCGAGCACCTGCGCAAGGCGCTGAGCCGGCGGTAG